The following nucleotide sequence is from Borrelia sp. A-FGy1.
TTTCCTTATAAGTCTTTTTTTTCTTTTTTTGATATAGAGTTTTTAGATAATAATGAGAATTTAGATATTATTAATTTTAATAACTTAGTTAATGTTAGTTTTGATAGTGTTGATAAATATTTTAATTCTTTTTTTGACATTTTGTATACTTTAAGAGATATTGAAGTTAATGAAGAAATATTAAAAATTATTATTAGATATTATTTTTTAAAAATAGATTCTAGTGAAGATGAAATTTTGGGAGATGAGAATATTTTAGAATTTGACATAATGTATAAAAATATTTTAAGCGCTATGTCAGATATTATTAGTTTGTCAAAAACTTTACCTTATATGAAGGTTTTTAAACTATATTATAAAAATCCAGTTTTGCAACCTAAAAAATATGTTTCTTATCTAGATCTTAAAAGTTTTTATGAAAATATTTTGTTTTTAAATGTTAGTGGTCAGATTATTAGCAGACAGGATGATGATTTAAAAAGTCTTATGAATAAAGAAATTAAGAGTTTAATTAAGAATTATAATATTATTGTGAATTTAAATAATATAATTTTTATAGGCCTTAAAATTGAATATTCTAATTTCAAAAAGATTTACTTTATGAATGAATTCTTTAGAACCATTTATGATACTAGAATAATGGAAGTATTAAAAATTATAGCTAATGTAGTGCTTGTAAATAATATCGAATTGAGAAGTGCTTATATTTCACTTGAGAAAAATTTTAATTTGATGAGAAAGGAAATTTATGATTTTTGTTTTGAGATTAATTATAAAAATGAAGAGTATGAGAGATGTAATCAGGAAGATAATGGTAATTCTTGTAGGGAAAAAATTTTGGAATGGTGCTTGAATGAGAATTGTTATATTGAAAAGTTGGTTCTTAATTTTATAGATTGTTTTATTGAACTTAGGAAAAGGTATTGTTTTCTTTTAGAAAACAATAATACTTTTATACAAAGTGCTTTAAATATTTCTTATAAATTATCTACAGGGGATGGGGATAGTGAAAGTATTAATTTAGCTTATGTTATTAATAATATTTTATCTATAATAGATCAAACTCTTTTTATACTTGAGAGTTTGTAGATTATTATGAAAGCTTTTAGAACAGATAAAATTAGGTTTTTTTCAATTTTTATTAGAGGTTTGATAATAATATTATTTTTAAATTCTTTACTTAGTTTATTTATGTTTTTGGCAGGTGCTTATAATACCTTTATGTATTCTTTTCAAGAATTTTCTCTTGATTTTGCTATTGTACTAAGCTCTGTTTCTTTTGGGCTTGAGGCTACCAGATTAATATTTTTTTATTTGATTATGAAAAAAAAGATTAGATATTATATAATTTTGATTTCTAGTTTTATAGTTTGTTTTTTTGCTTTTTTTATAAAGGTTTTTCTTTCTATTGGTATATAGCTTGTCAATTTTTAAGCTTGCTATTGACTAATATGCTTTATTTATTATAAACTAGCCATTAGTGTACGCCGACTTAGCTCAGCTGGCCAGAGCAGCGGTCTTGTAAACCTCAGGTCGTCGGTTCGAATCCGACAGTCGGCTTTTGGGGCGGTACCGAAGTGGTTAACCGGGGCAGACTGTAAATCTGTTGGCATTGCCTACGTGGGTTCGAATCCCACCCTCCCCAATTTAAGATTTCTTTTATTATTATAAGAGTTTGTGTTTTCTTTGTTTGATTTATTTTGAAAGTTGGATTTTGATATCCTTTTTATAGGGTAGTAAGTACTTATTTATAGGAGATTTATTTTTTTTGGTTATTAATCAGAGTATATGAGAGTGCTGTTCTCTTTTAAAAAGAGATTTTAAATTCTTATGAAAATGAAAAAAAATTTTATTTTCTCTTTTGTTTTGATTTTTATACTTTTCATCTTAGTATTTTTTTTATATTTTTTAAACTCATCTCCTTTTGAATCTGAATTTTTATATGAATTTGAAGTTCATAAAGGATGGGGAGTAAAGAGGATAGCTAAGGAACTTAAAAGGCAAGGATTTATTAGATCTGAGAGACTTTTAGTAGCTATTTCTTATATTTTTGATAGTGATAAAAATTTTAAAGAAGGTAACTATTTAATTAGTAGTAGTTTTTCAACTTTTGATGTATACAAGGAGCTTTTGAAAGGAAGTCCTACGATTGACATTAATGTTACTATACCTGAAGGATATACAGCTAGAAGGATAGCTTTAAAACTTAGTAAAGTTGGCATTATTAATGATGTTCAGAGTTTTGTTGATTTGATAAATGATGTTAAATTCATTAGCGAACTTGGGCTTAATTATTATTCTCTTGAAGGGTTTTTATTTCCAGATACTTATAAATTTTATAAAGATATGGAGATAAAGGAAATAATTCGGGTTTTCGTTGGTAATTTTTTTAGTAAACTTATTTCTATGGGAATAGATTATAAATCTTATTCTAGTGAGGATCTTTATAATAGAGTAATTATTGCTTCTATTGTAGAAAGAGAATATAGAGTTAAGAGTGAAGCGACGTTGATGGCGTCTGTTTTTTTTAATAGGATAAATGCTAACATGGCATTACAATCTTGTGCTACTATTGAGTATATAATTACTGAAGAGTTAAAAAGGCCTCATCCCAGAAGAATTTATTTTTCAGATTTAGAGATTAAGTCTGCTTATAATACTTATGTTAATAGGGGTTATCCTCCAACTCCAATTTCTAATGCAGGTATTGTGTCTTTACGTGCAGCTTTTTTCCCTGATAGTACAAATTATTTATTTTTTGTTTTAAAAAATCCTAAGACTGGAATTCATAAATTTTCTTCAGATTATAGTGAACATCTATTGGCTGTAAATAGTTATATTCATAATTTTGTTACTAAGAATTGAGGGATTGAGAGATATGGAACATGCAAAAGTTATAGATTTAATTAAAAGCAGAGTAGATATTGTAGATTTTATAGGCGAACGCGTTAAATTAGTCAAATCAGGATCATCTTACAAGGGTCTTTGCCCTTTTCATGCTGAAAAAACAGCTTCTTTTTTTGTAAATCCTTCTCAGAGTTTTTTTTATTGTTTTGGGTGCAAAAAGGGGGGGGATGTTATAAAATTTTTAATGGATATTGAGAAATTTAGTTATGATAATGCACTTAAGTTTTTATGTGATAGAATAGGTATTCTATATGATGATATTAAGAAATCAGTTATTTTTAAAGATAGATTTCAAGATAAAGAAATAGTTTCTAAGATATACAGCTTAAATGCTAAATTAGTTAAATTTTTTTTGTTTTATTTTTACAAAAATAGTGAAGTTTTGAATTATCTTCTTAAAAATAGGAATATATCAGAAAAAGTTATTAGTTTATTTAATATTGGATATTTACGGTCTGACATAGAAGGTGAATTTAGTTTTTATAATTTTTTAATTTCAAAAGGATATTCTCCTGAAATATTAAGCAAGAGTGGTTTATTTTCAAGGAAAAAGAAAAAGTTTTCAATTTTATCTGGTAGATTAATTTTTCCAATCAAAGATTTTAAAGGAAATGTGGTGGGATTTGGAGGGAGAAGTTTGGTCTTAAATAATGGTCCCAAATATATTAATTTGAGCGAAACAGATGCTTTTAAAAAAAGAGAGTTGCTTTACGGATTTTATGAGGGATTTTCTGTGATTAAAGAAAAGAAATCGGTAATCTTAACAGAAGGGTATATAGATGTCCTTTCTTTTTTTACAGCTGGTTTAAAGACTGCAGTATCTACATTGGGCACATCTTTTTCAAGGGAACATCTTGCTTTGATTAGAAGATATGCGGATAAAATAATAATGTGCTTTGATGGTGATGATTCTGGACTTTTAGCTACGCTTAAAGCATATCAAATTTGCTTGCCCTTTGGTATTGATGTAAGTGTAATTAAGATGGAGTATGGACTTGACCCTGCAGATATTTTGAAAACCAAAGGTATTTCTTATTTAAGAAATATTGCTAGGAATACTTGCGATGCATTTGAGTATCTTTTGGAAAGATATTTTTCTAAATATGATTTAAATAAAACATCGGATTTAAATCATGTGATTGGTATCTTTATAAAGTTAATAAGTTTATCAAGTACTAATACACATAGAGATATTCTTTTAGAAAAAATAGAGAGTAAGGTTGGGGTTAGACTTGAGACCTTAAGAAAAGATTACTATGATATTAGAGAAAGAAATGCAATTGAGAATTATAAGAAGAGTGCGTATTCTTATCAACCAAATACATATGAGAGATATTTAGTAATTGCCTTGTTGAAAGACTTTAATTATTTTAATATAATAAGGCGTAATATTACTGATAGTGACTTACATGACGTTGATGTAAGAAAGGTTTTTATGTGCTTTGAAAACTTATTTGATAATAATGAGATTTTTTCATTGCTTAATTTAAAAGAATTTTTAAAAGATAGGTATGGCGTTAGTGAAATTTTTTTTGAAGATATGTTAAAGATAGAGTTTGAAGTAGATAATGAAATGGTTATTCAAATTTTATTTGCAATTAAAAAAAGGAAATTGGAAGAGCGCGTTTTGGCTTTTAGGGAAATGAATAGGGATAATGCTTTAATAGATGCTAAAACTCAAATAAGAGAATTAATGTTTTTAAATATGCAAAGAGAGAGTTTG
It contains:
- the dnaG gene encoding DNA primase — translated: MEHAKVIDLIKSRVDIVDFIGERVKLVKSGSSYKGLCPFHAEKTASFFVNPSQSFFYCFGCKKGGDVIKFLMDIEKFSYDNALKFLCDRIGILYDDIKKSVIFKDRFQDKEIVSKIYSLNAKLVKFFLFYFYKNSEVLNYLLKNRNISEKVISLFNIGYLRSDIEGEFSFYNFLISKGYSPEILSKSGLFSRKKKKFSILSGRLIFPIKDFKGNVVGFGGRSLVLNNGPKYINLSETDAFKKRELLYGFYEGFSVIKEKKSVILTEGYIDVLSFFTAGLKTAVSTLGTSFSREHLALIRRYADKIIMCFDGDDSGLLATLKAYQICLPFGIDVSVIKMEYGLDPADILKTKGISYLRNIARNTCDAFEYLLERYFSKYDLNKTSDLNHVIGIFIKLISLSSTNTHRDILLEKIESKVGVRLETLRKDYYDIRERNAIENYKKSAYSYQPNTYERYLVIALLKDFNYFNIIRRNITDSDLHDVDVRKVFMCFENLFDNNEIFSLLNLKEFLKDRYGVSEIFFEDMLKIEFEVDNEMVIQILFAIKKRKLEERVLAFREMNRDNALIDAKTQIRELMFLNMQRESLRIYFK
- the mltG gene encoding endolytic transglycosylase MltG, giving the protein MLMKMKKNFIFSFVLIFILFILVFFLYFLNSSPFESEFLYEFEVHKGWGVKRIAKELKRQGFIRSERLLVAISYIFDSDKNFKEGNYLISSSFSTFDVYKELLKGSPTIDINVTIPEGYTARRIALKLSKVGIINDVQSFVDLINDVKFISELGLNYYSLEGFLFPDTYKFYKDMEIKEIIRVFVGNFFSKLISMGIDYKSYSSEDLYNRVIIASIVEREYRVKSEATLMASVFFNRINANMALQSCATIEYIITEELKRPHPRRIYFSDLEIKSAYNTYVNRGYPPTPISNAGIVSLRAAFFPDSTNYLFFVLKNPKTGIHKFSSDYSEHLLAVNSYIHNFVTKN